One window of the Micromonas commoda chromosome 11, complete sequence genome contains the following:
- a CDS encoding predicted protein — MPFCPYCARISLLLIESGVEFEVFLIDAGDKPDWFINAYDKAETPAMMGSPGGLDDGQWVGESKDIIARACEQNEKFKELCEREGPITVEQIEKYANAVAFGMILGYIAPTEEEAGKGLAMGLHKQAGLEPIEGETGAALRERCNAHFRAGLAEFEKMIGGLTTPFIGGDTPSKADVFAATTLFFSHNIAESGLCGDPVAMDKGASLADLGAPSVVPYLRRWMERPSWNKAYKTTCMYSTAVVACLAGWMMMAKDMFDDGRKLNLILDNLRRRDTDYNPDFVPPTVG, encoded by the coding sequence ATGCCCTTCTGCCCGTACTGCGCCCGCATCTCGCTGTTGCTCATCGAATCAGGCGTCGAGTTTGAGGTGTTTctcatcgacgccggcgataAGCCCGACTGGTTCATCAACGCGTACGACAAGGCCGAAACGCCCGCGATGATGGGCTCTCCGGGCGGTTTGGACGACGGGCAGTGGGTGGGCGAGTCTAAGGAcatcatcgcgcgcgcgtgcgagcaGAACGAGAAGTTCAAGGAGCTCTGCGAGCGCGAAGGGCCGATCACCGTCGAGCAGATTGAAAAATACGCCAACGCAGTCGCGTTTGGCATGATCCTCGGATACATCGCGCCAACCGAAGAGGAGGCGGGCAAAGGCCTCGCGATGGGGCTTCATAAGCAGGCGGGTCTCGAGCCGATCGAGGGCgagaccggcgcggcgctcagggAGCGCTGCAACGCGCACTTCCGGGCCGGGCTGGCCGAGTTTGAGAAGATGATTGGCGGTCTGACCACGCCGTTCATCGGGGGCGACACCCCGAGCAAGGCGGACGTGTTCGCGGCTACCACGCTCTTCTTCTCGCACAACATCGCGGAGAGTGGGCTGTGCGGCGATCCCGTCGCCATGGACAAGGGCGCGAGCCTGGCGGACTTGGGCGCTCCCTCCGTGGTGCCGTACCTGCGGCGGTGGATGGAGCGACCGAGCTGGAATAAGGCGTACAAGACCACCTGCATGTACTCCACCGCGGTCGTGGCGTGTCTCGCGGGTTGGATGATGATGGCAAAAGACATGTTCGATGACGGGAGGAAGCTCAACCTGATCCTCGACAACCTGAGAAGGCGCGATACCGACTACAACCCGGATTTCGTGCCTCCGACGGTGGGCTAG
- a CDS encoding predicted protein gives MASATGDTPAGKPRVVIAGAGVIGASTAYHLAANHGMRCTLYDQKGAGCAASGKAGGFLALDWCDGSPVGELARVSFAMHEELAKTLSLDSYRRLTCEAVAVDERAVVAAGGVAKPGNKKLESIEWADIGAVASRPMGTEETIAQVHPKRLTEAFLDAANAKAGTEVVLGKVEGVVTHEVTGEVTGVVVDGETVPADVVVVAMGPWTHRASTWAPGMPKVILGQKYHAVLMRPERVLTQAVFFQGLGDPEFYPRGDGDVYVCAYPDSPNVVDEEPGEVEVRPDAVQRLVDVARAVSSEMKNAEVNGSGQSCHLPITQDGMPVMGAVPGTNGLYVATGHSCWGILNSPASGAAMAELIATGSVTCVKNFDAFSPKRFAR, from the coding sequence atggcctccgCGACCGGCGATACGCCCGCGGGAAAACCCCGCGTGGTCATAGCCGGGGCGGGCGTGatcggcgcgtcgaccgcgtaCCATCTCGCGGCGAATCACGGCATGAGGTGCACGCTCTACGACCAGAAGGGTGCGGGATGTGCCGCCTCGGGAAAAGCCGGAGGGTTCCTCGCCTTGGACTGGTGCGACGGTTCCCCGGTGGGGGAACTCGCCAGGGTATCGTTTGCCATgcacgaggagctcgcgaagaCCCTATCCCTGGACTCCTATCGGCGCCTGACGTGCGAAGccgtggcggtggacgagcgcgcggtcgtcgcagCCGGTGGAGTGGCCAAGCCCGGGAACAAGAAGCTGGAATCCATCGAGTGGGCGGACATCGGAGCGGTCGCGTCCAGACCCATGGGCACCGAGGAAACCATCGCGCAGGTCCACCCGAAGAGACTCACGGAGGCGTTCTTAGACGCCGCGAATGCAAAGGCGGGCACCGAGGTGGTGCTCGGCAAGGTGGAAGGCGTCGTTACACACGAGGTCACCGGCGaggtcaccggcgtcgtcgtggacggaGAGACGGTGCCCGCGgacgtggtggtggtggcgaTGGGGCCGTGGACAcatcgcgcgtcgacgtgggcGCCCGGCATGCCCAAGGTGATCCTGGGGCAGAAGTACCACGCGGTGCTGATGCGGCCGGAGCGGGTCTTGACGCAGGCGGTGTTCTTTCAGGGGCTGGGCGATCCAGAGTTTTAcccgcggggcgacggcgacgtgtacGTGTGCGCGTACCCCGACAGCCCAaacgtcgtggacgaggaacccggcgaggtggaggttCGACCGGACGCGGTTCAGAGGCTGGTGGACGTCGCGAGAGCGGTTTCGAGCGAGATGAAAAACGCCGAAGTGAACGGCTCGGGGCAGAGCTGTCACCTTCCCATCACCCAGGACGGCATGCCCGTCATGGGCGCGGTGCCGGGAACGAACGGGCTGTACGTGGCGACGGGGCACTCGTGCTGGGGGATACTAaactcgccggcgtcgggggcggcgatggcggagctGATAGCGACGGGTTCGGTGACGTGCGTGAAGAACTTTGACGCGTTTTCTCCAAAGAGGttcgcgcggtga
- a CDS encoding elongation factor tu (contains pfam domains PF00009.17 Elongation factor Tu GTP binding, PF03144.15 Elongation factor Tu domain 2 and PF03143.7 Elongation factor Tu C-terminal. expressed) has product MVAELKVEDKPAPPPAPVEEEDGDTPVADDNADDANFDPREHLNLVFIGHVDAGKSTIGGQILFQAGMVDDRTIQKYEAEAKDKNRESWYMAYIMDTNEEERAKGKTVEVGRAHFETEKKRYTVLDAPGHKNYVPNMIAGAAQADVGVLVIAARKGEFETGFERGGQTREHAQLAKTLGVTKLIVLVNKMDDPTVKWDKERWDEINTKLSPFLKTCGYQPKDVQYVPISGLYGTNMKTTVGKDVCPWYEGKSFFETLDNLEPLERNPDAPFRMPVLDKHKDMGTIVMGKTEAGTVRRGDKLIVMPNNIKVKVATVYRDDVEVSKVLPGENVRLRLSGIEEEQLMSGFVLCAPSAPVHVTQEIECQLAILELLEHKSLFTAGYKAVIHIHAVTEECEVIKIVHQIDGKTRKPMEKKKGQALFLKSGSLAVVRIRTQGIICCEKFADVPQLGRFTLRDEGKTVAIGKVLKLKPYSNLNDQ; this is encoded by the coding sequence ATGGTCGCCGAGTTGAAGGTCGAGGACAAGCCGgctcctccgcccgcgccggtcgaggaggaggacggcgacacccccgtcgcggacgacaacgcggacgacgccaacTTCGACCCGAGGGAGCACCTCAACCTGGTTTTCATCgggcacgtcgacgccggcaagTCCACAATCGGCGGTCAGATCCTCTTCCAGGCGGGCATGGTGGACGACCGAACCATCCAGAAgtacgaggcggaggcgaaggacaAGAACCGCGAGTCCTGGTACATGGCGTACATCATGGACAccaacgaggaggagagggctAAGGGTAAGACGGTCGAAGTGGGCCGCGCGCACTTCGAGACGGAGAAGAAGAGGTACACCGTGCTGGACGCGCCTGGGCACAAGAACTACGTGCCCAACAtgatcgcgggcgccgcgcaggcggacgtcggcgtgctggtgatcgccgcgaggaagggcGAGTTCGAGACCGGCTTCGAGAGGGGCGGCCAGACCCGCGAgcacgcgcagctcgccaaGACCCTCGGAGTCACCAAGCTCATCGTGCTGGTGAACAAGATGGACGATCCGACGGTGAAGTGGGACAAGGAGCGCTGGGACGAGATCAACACCAAGCTCTCGCCCTTCCTCAAGACCTGCGGCTACCAACCCAAGGACGTCCAGTACGTGCCCATCTCCGGCCTGTACGGCACCAACATGAAGACCACCGTGGGCAAGGACGTGTGCCCGTGGTACGAGGGAAAGTCGTTCTTCGAGACTCTCGACAACCTCGAGCCGCTCGAGCGtaaccccgacgcgccgttcCGCATGCCCGTCCTCGACAAGCACAAGGACATGGGCACGATCGTGATGGGCAAGACGGAGGCGGGAACCGTGCGCAGGGGCGATAAGCTCATAGTCATGCCCAACAACATCAAGGTCAAGGTTGCCACGGTgtaccgcgacgacgtcgaggtgaGCAAGGTGCTGCCCGGCGAGAACGTCCGCCTCAGGCTGTCGggcatcgaggaggagcagctCATGTCCGGATTCGTGCTgtgcgcgccctccgcgcccgtgcACGTCACGCAGGAGATCGAGTGCCAGCTGGcgatcctcgagctcctcgagcacaAGTCGCTGTTCACTGCCGGGTACAAAGCCGTGATTCACATCCACGCCGTGACGGAGGAGTGCGAGGTGATCAAGATTGTGCACCAGATCGACGGCAAGACCCGCAAGCCCatggagaagaagaagggacAGGCGCTCTTCCTCAAGTCAGGTAGCCTCGCCGTGGTCAGGATCAGGACCCAGGGGATCATCTGCTGCGAGAAGTTTGCGGATGTGCCCCAGCTCGGCCGCTTcaccctccgcgacgagggtAAGACGGTCGCCATCGGCAAGGTGCTCAAGCTCAAGCCCTACTCTAACCTTAACGACCAGTAA
- a CDS encoding ribosomal protein S8E (highly conserved between CCMP1545, Otauri and CCE9901), producing MPQNEHIELFQKRYGRRLDYYEKKRKKEAREPHKRSAVAKKLIGLKAKLYAKKRHSEKITMKKTIQQHSERTNKHKVEEEAAPGAIPAYLLDREQTSRAKVLSNTIKQKRKEKAGKWEVPLPKVRPIAEDEMFRVMRSGKRQKKSWKRMITKATFVGPGFTRKPPKYERFIRPSGLRFTKAHITHPELKCTFQLDILGVKKNPNGPMYSSLGVLTKGTVIEVNVSELGLVTPGGKVVWGKYAQITNNPENDGCVNGVLLV from the exons ATGCCTCAGAACGAGCACATCGAGCTTTTCCAGAAGCG ATATGGTCGCCGACTGGATTACTATGAGAAAAAGCgcaagaaggaggcgcgcgagcccCACAAGcgctcggcggtggccaagAAGCTCATCGGCCTCAAGGCGAAGCTGTACGCCAAGAAGAGGCACAGCGAGAAGATCACGATGAAGAAGACCATCCAGCAGCACAGCGAGCGAACCAACAAGCacaaggtggaggaggaggctgcaCCCGGCGCCATCCCGGCGTACCTTCTGGACCGCGAGCAGACGTCGCGGGCTAAGGTGCTGTCCAACACCATCAAGCAGAAACggaaggagaaggcgggCAAGTGGGAGGTGCCTCTGCCCAAGGTGCGGCccatcgcggaggatgaGATGTTCAGGGTGATGCGGTCCGGGAAGCGACAGAAGAAGAGCTGGAAACGGATGATCACCAAGGCCACGTTCGTGGGACCGGGATTCACGCGCAAGCCCCCGAAGTACGAACGCTTCATACGACCCTCCGGCCTTCGCTTCACCAAGGCGCACATCACGCACCCCGAGCTCAAGTGCACGTTTCAACTGGACATCCTGGGCGTCAAGAAGAACCCCAACGGTCCGATGTACTCGTCCCTCGGCGTGCTGACGAAAGGTACGGTGATCGAGGTGAACGTCTCGGAGCTCGGACTGGTCACGCCGGGCGGCAAGGTTGTGTGGGGCAAGTACGCGCAAATCACAAACAACCCGGAGAACGACGGATGTGTCAACGGAGTTCTCCTGGTGTAA
- a CDS encoding predicted protein (shows some similarity to CCMP1545, Otauri and CCE9901), whose protein sequence is MVELVATRAECTASTALRCEVSALQWSPTNGALACGGFDGRAHLLKPSGELLGVIPQAPEDVAEANGAINALAFSKGSRYLATGGADAEVVIWDLKRKSKLKTLSGHVDEVNAVVYSPGDQHVASGGASGAVLLHSPVSGLAVGEMRVVSDVPDADGGITSLHYSPHRRQMLASSSMDGRVQLWDTGIRRLGQNLQAAAGASPCWQASFSPTASGLVAAACGDGRVTLLDVNAPGASKGVGSIALGAEARCLSWRSDGGVIAAGAADGRVVWIDPRMLSSSLGAGYGGAGSAVLYTTAAHVGAARRGGVRAVRWQHAADGGAAAQLAAAGEATTPTPMRATRPAPFASTPASSDLGRDLAFPSPAVALPTGKENVVDPGRMEAMKEDSRRRVERLMSARAAGGTPESVAAAARPSLGDDVAASPLALTPLQARVGGGSAHHEPLGSMASLREMLREMAAEQLEEQRRMIHAEVRNVHVELIKQFHTLQEEQIAMFEELRGAQRELAKEVAALKKSQGEFVRR, encoded by the exons ATGGTGGAGCTGGTGGCCACG CGTGCCGAGTGCACCGCATCTACCGCGCTCCGATgcgaggtgagcgcgctCCAGTGGAGCCCCACCAACGGTGCGCTCGCTtgcggcggcttcgacggccgcgcgcacctcctcAAGCCGTCCGgagagctcctcggcgtcatcCCCCAGgcccccgaggacgtcgccgaggcgaacggaGCGATCAACGCGCTGGCGTTCAGCAAGGGCAGCCGCTacctcgccaccggcggcgccgacgccgaggtggtcATCTGGGACCTCAAGCGCAAGTCAAAGCTCAAGACCCTGTCCGggcacgtcgacgaggtcaaCGCCGTCGTCTACTCGCCCGGCGATCAGCACgtggcgtcgggcggcgctTCGGGCGCCGTGCTCCTGCACTCGCCCGTCTCGGGTCTCGCGGTGGGCGAGATGCGCGTCGTATCCGACGTcccggacgccgacggcggcatcACCAGCCTGCACTACTCCCCGCACCGGCGGCAGATgctcgcgagctcgtcgatggaCGGGAGGGTCCAGCTGTGGGACACCGGGATACGTCGGCTGGGTCAAAACttgcaggcggcggcgggcgcgtcgccgtgctgGCAGGCGTCCTTCTCGCCAACCGCGtccggcctcgtcgccgccgcgtgcggcgacgggcgggtcaCCTTGCTCGACGTCAacgccccgggcgcgtccAAGGGCGTCgggtccatcgcgctcggcgccgaggcgaggtgCTTGTCGTGGCgaagcgacggcggcgtcatcgcggcgggcgcggcggatggccGGGTCGTGTGGATCGATCCGAGGATGCTGTCGTCCTCACTCGGGGCCGggtacggcggcgcggggagcgcggtGCTGTACACGACCGCCGCacacgtcggcgccgcgcggagaggcggcgtgcgcgccgtccggtggcagcacgccgccgacggtggcgcggcggcgcagctcgcggcggctggcgaggcgaccacgccgacgccgatgcgcgcgacgcggccggcgccgttcgcgtccaccccggcATCTTCCGATTTGGGACGCGATCTCGCGTTtccgtccccggcggtggcgctgccGACGGGTAAGGAGAACGTGGTGGATCCGGGTCGGATGGAGGCGATGAAGGAGGATTCTCGGCGCCGTGTCGAACGGTTGatgtcggcgcgggcggcgggcgggacgcCCGAGTCGgtagcggcggcggcgagaccgaGCCTCGGGGACGatgtcgccgcgtcgccgctcgcgctgacGCCTTTGCAGGCgagggtcggcggcgggtccgcgcACCACGAGCCGCTCGGGTCGATGGCGTCCTTGCGGGAGATGCTgcgggagatggcggcggagcagctcgaggagcagcggCGAATGATTCACGCGGAGGTTAGAAACGTTCACGTCGAGCTCATCAAGCAGTTTCATACTTTGCAGGAGGAGCAGATCGCCATGTTCGAGGAGCTGAGGGGCGCGCAGAGGGAGCTCGCGAAAGAGGTGGCCGCGCTGAAGAAATCTCAGGGCGAGTTCGTCAGGCGGTGA
- a CDS encoding zinc finger domain-containing protein (show similarity to CCMP1545 Protein ID 60097) gives MSEFLRELRAARAAREARIELRASARVTTALEAAVDAASTLESAETIAGRADGRNPGVGPGVEHVEPDLLPSSARRRRRGGDLLSDEALRRIVDRIHAQHVEESDANARLRAAIRGLEPNEFASLPDDTWPGLDREDGAARSDECAVCYVGFEDGDALKVLPCGHSQFHLGCIRTWLQRSPTCPLCRCACRPPRVHLLKPTREISSATNREEDPTSDTPLDLEYPEQTSTATTTAELRLTLDRLRREHEEESAWLDSLEAQPRFVPLGGAVVGGAVGGADGGDEGAEGEEDADATRRAGVRERARRYFDPLDTEYMRRNYGELYRLREEERTILARLDALSVHEDALRVRLADARDARERQRARVGAEEASSVGGGVRRRWLRNGEVDAATRGTSADATALPRGAPAAALEQVAAERTRASVVNAMDAIARWRRNGDE, from the coding sequence ATGTCGGAATTCCTTCgggagctccgcgcggcgcgcgctgcgcgcgaggcacgtatcgagctccgcgcgagcgcgagagtCACCACCGCTCTCGaagcggcggtggacgcggcctCCACCCTCGAAAGCGCAGAAACCATCGCTGGACGAGCCGACGGGCGAAACCCGGGCGTCGGACCTGgcgtcgagcacgtcgaGCCGGATCTGCtcccgtcctccgcgcggcgacgacgcagggGCGGAGATCTCCTCAGCGACGAGGCGTTGCGGAGGATCGTGGACCGGATACACGCGCAGCACGTCGAGGAGAgcgacgccaacgccagGCTCCGGGCAGCCATCCGCGGACTCGAGCCGAACGAGTTCGCCTCACTCCCGGACGATACGTGGCCGGGCCTCGACCGCgaagacggcgccgcgcgttcggaCGAGTGCGCCGTGTGTTACGTCGGgttcgaggacggcgacgccctgaAGGTGCTACCGTGCGGACACTCGCAATTCCACCTCGGGTGCATCCGGACCTGGCTTCAGCGCTCGCCAACCTGCCCGCTGTGCCGGTGCGCGTGCAGACCTCCGCGGGTGCATCTCCTGAAACCCACCCGCGAAATCTCCTCAGCGACGAACCGCGAGGAGGATCCAACGTCGGATACCCCGCTCGACCTCGAATACCCCGAGCAGACGTCAACCGCGACGACAACCGCCGAGCTGCGTCTCACGCTCGACCGTCTCAGACGGGAAcacgaggaggagagcgcgTGGCTCGATTCGCTGGAGGCGCAGCCGCGGTTCGTCCCTctcgggggtgccgtcgtcgggggtgccgtcgggggtgccgatgGAGGtgacgagggtgccgagggagAGGaagacgcggacgcgacgcgccgcgccggcgtccgggaacgcgcgcggcgatacTTCGACCCCCTCGACACGGAGTACATGCGGCGCAACTACGGCGAGCTGTACAGGctgagggaggaggagaggacGATCCTCGCGAGGTTGGACGCCCTGAGCGTgcacgaggacgcgctgCGGGTGCGactggcggacgcgagggacgcgcgtgAGAGGCAGAGGGCGAGGGTgggtgccgaggaggcgtcgtcggtcggcggcggcgttcgtcgtcggtggtTGCGAAACGGCGAGGTTGAtgccgcgacgcggggaacttcggccgacgcgaccgccctCCCACGgggcgccccggcggcggcgttggaaCAGGTGGCTGCGGAGAGGACCCGCGCGAGTGTGGTCAACGCCATGGATGCGAtcgcgaggtggaggaggaacgGGGACGAGTAG